A genomic segment from Aspergillus puulaauensis MK2 DNA, chromosome 1, nearly complete sequence encodes:
- a CDS encoding Rtr1/RPAP2 family protein phosphatase (COG:S;~EggNog:ENOG410PPSI;~InterPro:IPR007308,IPR038534,IPR039693;~PFAM:PF04181;~go_function: GO:0008420 - RNA polymerase II CTD heptapeptide repeat phosphatase activity [Evidence IEA];~go_function: GO:0043175 - RNA polymerase core enzyme binding [Evidence IEA];~go_process: GO:0070940 - dephosphorylation of RNA polymerase II C-terminal domain [Evidence IEA]), with translation MSSDRPELKTSLPSIHAASARQSNNTSPPKSRASNARRSPLKPKQKPSKPETDPRHLAIALHHAHRIQAQKNAQDIILDRILELLALPSSQSADPAAPSAEDTEKFKTALIPFQPADYDNLIQERNIEGLCGYGLCPHEHRKENSRGMYRITWGARGSGPGGRGRDMNIVPREKFEMWCSDECAERAMYIRVQLAAEPVWERRGDDLRGKQLLLLEEGRATKGKSAVRDSTSVKEVLGQLDNLHMDTTPEPSAVADEISKLSVKDDARSRELAMERGDQNPALHAGRVDVQIEENMNPNRPITSPEMRPGDEKGGSIEGYLPHEA, from the coding sequence ATGTCGTCCGACCGTCCCGAGTTAAAGACTTCGCTCCCCTCGATTCATGCCGCGTCGGCCCGACAATCAAATAATACAAGCCCGCCAAAGTCGAGAGCCAGCAATGCCCGTCGCTCGCCACTAAAGCCCAAGCAGAAGCCCTCCAAACCAGAGACAGATCCCCGCCATCTGGCAATAGCTCTACACCATGCTCATCGCATCCAGGCGCAGAAAAATGCACAGGATATCATCCTAGATCgcatcctcgagctcctcgctctgccatcttctcaatctgCAGATCCTGCCGCCCCTTCCGCTGAAGATACTGAGAAATTCAAGACCGCTTTAATACCCTTCCAGCCCGCTGATTACGATAACTTAATACAAGAAAGGAATATCGAAGGTCTCTGCGGGTATGGACTCTGTCCTCACGAGCATCGCAAGGAAAACTCAAGGGGTATGTATCGGATAACTTGGGGCGCTAGAGGAAGCGGTCCAGGCGGTCGCGGACGGGATATGAACATTGTCCCGCGAGAGAAGTTCGAGATGTGGTGTTCTGATGAGTGTGCCGAGCGAGCAATGTACATTCGAGTACAACTGGCGGCAGAGCCCGTCTGGGAGAGGCGGGGAGACGACCTACGAGGAAAGCAACTTCTCTTACTCGAGGAGGGCAGGGCAACCAAGGGAAAGAGTGCAGTGAGAGACTCAACGAGCGTTAAGGAAGTCCTTGGTCAGTTGGACAATCTTCACATGGACACTACGCCAGAGCCGAGCGCGGTAGCAGATGAAATTTCAAAACTGTCGGTCAAGGATGATGCCCGCTCGCGGGAACTCGCTATGGAGCGCGGCGACCAAAACCCAGCTCTTCATGCTGGCAGGGTTGATGTTCAGATTGAAGAGAACATGAATCCCAACAGGCCCATCACTTCGCCAGAGATGCGACCCGGAGATGAGAAGGGAGGATCCATTGAAGGATATTTGCCGCATGAAGCGTAA